The following are encoded together in the Deinococcus soli (ex Cha et al. 2016) genome:
- the hemE gene encoding uroporphyrinogen decarboxylase — protein sequence MTRPSAPVLTPDATNRDSAFLKTMRGEAAPHTPVWFMRQAGRYMPEYRALRAGRSMLECIRTPELAAEITLQPIKAMPVDAAILFNDILTPLPLMGLDLDFVGGVGPQINNRIETPADVDRLGVPAAAEVMPYTAESIRLVRQELDPRGVPLIGFVGAPFTLASYAIEGKGSRNYERTKRFMYGEPAAWHRLMDKFETILADYLAEQVKAGAQAVQIFDSWVGALSIYDYVTFVKPATGRLIERTKKLGVPVIYFGTSTHHLLPQMSSLGSDVMGIDWRTPLNDAWKLIQPGQGVQGNLDPLLLQGPWRELKHQTDRILAEVDGRPGHIFNVGHGLLPETPVDMVRRLVDYVHEQTAK from the coding sequence GTGACCCGACCCAGTGCCCCCGTCCTGACGCCCGACGCCACCAACCGCGACTCCGCGTTCCTGAAAACCATGCGCGGCGAGGCCGCCCCCCACACCCCAGTGTGGTTCATGCGGCAGGCCGGGCGCTACATGCCCGAGTACCGCGCGCTGCGCGCCGGGCGCAGCATGCTGGAGTGCATCCGCACGCCGGAACTGGCCGCCGAGATCACCCTGCAACCCATCAAGGCCATGCCCGTGGACGCCGCGATCCTCTTCAACGACATCCTGACGCCCCTGCCCCTGATGGGCCTGGACCTGGACTTCGTGGGCGGCGTGGGCCCGCAGATCAACAACCGCATCGAGACGCCCGCCGACGTGGACCGCCTGGGCGTCCCCGCCGCTGCGGAAGTCATGCCCTACACCGCCGAGTCAATCCGGCTGGTGCGCCAGGAACTCGACCCGCGCGGCGTGCCCTTGATCGGCTTCGTGGGCGCGCCATTCACGCTGGCCAGCTACGCCATTGAAGGCAAGGGCAGCCGCAACTACGAGCGCACCAAGCGCTTCATGTACGGCGAACCCGCCGCTTGGCACCGCCTGATGGACAAGTTCGAGACGATCCTCGCGGACTACCTGGCCGAGCAGGTCAAGGCCGGCGCCCAGGCCGTGCAGATCTTCGACTCGTGGGTGGGCGCACTCAGCATCTACGACTACGTGACGTTCGTGAAGCCCGCCACGGGCCGCCTGATTGAACGCACCAAGAAACTGGGCGTGCCCGTCATCTACTTCGGCACGAGCACCCACCACCTCCTGCCCCAGATGTCCTCACTGGGCAGCGACGTCATGGGCATCGACTGGCGCACCCCTCTGAACGACGCCTGGAAGCTCATTCAGCCCGGTCAGGGCGTGCAGGGGAACCTCGACCCGCTGCTGCTGCAGGGCCCCTGGCGCGAACTGAAGCACCAGACCGACCGCATCCTGGCCGAGGTGGACGGCCGCCCCGGGCACATCTTCAACGTGGGGCACGGCCTGCTGCCCGAGACGCCCGTGGACATGGTGCGCCGCCTCGTGGATTACGTGCACGAACAGACCGCGAAGTAA
- a CDS encoding cyclic-di-AMP receptor, with protein sequence MKLVLAVIQDADATALIRVLSQNAFEVTKLASTGGFLREGNTTLMIGVSDERLDELKRHVQRTCRTRTRLVAPSVPMGEQNEGLVNDPVEVPVGGAVMFVMGVQEFVKV encoded by the coding sequence ATGAAACTCGTGCTGGCTGTGATTCAGGATGCGGACGCGACCGCGCTGATCCGCGTGCTGTCCCAGAACGCCTTCGAGGTCACGAAGCTCGCCAGCACCGGTGGCTTCCTGCGCGAGGGCAACACCACTCTGATGATCGGCGTGTCCGACGAACGCCTCGACGAACTCAAGCGGCACGTGCAGCGCACCTGCCGCACCCGCACCCGCCTCGTGGCGCCCAGCGTCCCGATGGGCGAGCAGAACGAGGGTCTCGTGAACGACCCGGTCGAGGTGCCCGTGGGCGGCGCGGTGATGTTCGTCATGGGCGTGCAGGAATTCGTGAAGGTCTGA
- a CDS encoding transcriptional regulator, with the protein MFNPPTLEDLQETRRANEKLVLKALESKPEWVETELAKTTSLALSHLRAALASLLDQGRVRRLPGTGTRAVYGLADPGLADVPATPLTGDAKKVRDYLEGRADSALYMSDQLRMTREDVMSALSLLNAHGMITCTFVGSLVIFRLKETQALGQDGAAAPEKATGRKKAVA; encoded by the coding sequence ATGTTCAATCCCCCCACCCTCGAAGACCTGCAGGAAACCCGCCGCGCCAACGAGAAGTTGGTCCTCAAGGCCCTGGAAAGCAAGCCCGAATGGGTCGAAACCGAACTGGCCAAGACGACCAGCCTGGCCCTGAGCCACCTGCGCGCCGCGCTGGCCAGCCTGCTCGACCAGGGCCGCGTGCGCCGCCTGCCCGGCACCGGTACCCGCGCCGTGTACGGCCTGGCCGACCCCGGTCTGGCCGATGTGCCCGCCACCCCCCTGACGGGCGACGCGAAGAAAGTCCGCGATTACCTTGAGGGCCGCGCCGACAGCGCCCTGTACATGAGCGATCAGCTGCGCATGACCCGCGAGGACGTCATGTCCGCCCTGAGCCTCCTGAATGCGCACGGCATGATCACCTGCACCTTCGTGGGCAGCCTCGTGATCTTCCGCCTGAAGGAGACCCAGGCGCTCGGGCAGGACGGCGCCGCCGCGCCCGAGAAGGCCACCGGCCGCAAGAAAGCCGTCGCCTGA
- a CDS encoding ATP-binding cassette domain-containing protein, producing the protein MLDIQNVTKSYRAYQALRGVTLHAHSGEVFGLLGPNGAGKTTLLRILATLLEPTSGTAVVGGHDIHHDPEGVRRAVGVVNGGMGLPARLTGREVLRSFATLYGMTRAQADARIADLNDRLELGRTLDVRAGEYSTGMKQKVVIARAVIHDPPVLILDEAASGLDIFARRTLLDFVHATRAPGRLTVYSTHVMSEVEEVCDRVAILHEGNLLNVGTIPDVLARTGASSLERAFFALVRPDAVRPEASHAR; encoded by the coding sequence ATGCTCGACATTCAGAACGTCACCAAGTCCTACCGCGCCTACCAGGCGCTGCGCGGCGTCACCCTGCACGCCCACAGCGGCGAGGTCTTCGGGCTGCTCGGTCCCAACGGCGCCGGGAAGACCACCTTGCTGCGCATCCTCGCCACACTGCTCGAACCGACCTCCGGCACGGCCGTGGTCGGCGGGCACGACATCCACCACGATCCGGAAGGGGTGAGGCGCGCGGTCGGCGTCGTGAACGGCGGCATGGGTCTCCCCGCCCGCCTCACGGGCCGCGAGGTGCTGCGGTCCTTCGCCACACTGTATGGAATGACCCGCGCGCAGGCCGACGCTCGCATCGCGGACCTCAACGACCGACTCGAACTGGGCCGCACACTGGACGTCCGCGCCGGGGAGTACTCGACCGGCATGAAGCAGAAGGTCGTGATCGCCCGCGCCGTCATCCACGACCCGCCCGTGCTGATCCTGGATGAGGCCGCCAGTGGCCTGGACATCTTCGCGCGGCGCACCCTGCTGGATTTCGTGCACGCCACCCGCGCGCCGGGTCGCCTGACCGTGTACTCCACGCACGTCATGAGCGAGGTCGAGGAGGTCTGCGACCGCGTCGCCATCCTGCACGAGGGGAACCTCCTGAACGTCGGCACGATTCCTGACGTGCTGGCCCGCACCGGTGCGAGCAGCCTGGAACGCGCCTTCTTTGCCCTCGTGCGGCCAGACGCCGTGCGTCCGGAGGCCAGCCATGCCCGCTGA
- a CDS encoding ABC transporter permease subunit encodes MPAERAPRRGGLRPGMVWQIAARDLLTTLRDRRTLSATILMPLILIPLFTLGLPLLMGNLIGGQQQARQQLGVVGTLPDGLRRALTTDETLPDGTVTRAGVDLVPVTDPLKAVRDGTVEAAIQPGGPLPARAGDGTGTLKLYAKLSNLRARSGAFGKVQDVVDGYNRQLATARLGTLGLGADTLEPVRIQPVDASSAQEQRSGQLAFLIPMLMMQFILAGALATALDATAGEKERGTLESLLVAPVRRAEVVTGKLLATATTALTSAAFSVIGFLLSGLIMRAYQSANPGNVATFTQAMGGQLTLSAVGVLTLLGVAATTALLISSLLILVGIYARSFKEAQTYVAPINLLVVLPAVTLQFADFLNTSAALYATPLIGGMLAILDTVKGSGEPAHAALAIAGNLAGTALFSLLALRSFGREEVIFRN; translated from the coding sequence ATGCCCGCTGAGCGAGCCCCCCGGCGCGGCGGCCTGCGGCCCGGCATGGTCTGGCAGATCGCCGCGCGCGACCTCCTGACCACCCTGCGCGACCGCCGCACCCTGAGCGCCACGATCCTGATGCCACTGATCCTGATTCCGCTGTTCACGCTGGGCCTGCCGCTGCTGATGGGGAACCTGATCGGCGGGCAGCAGCAGGCGCGGCAGCAGCTGGGCGTGGTCGGCACCCTGCCCGATGGCCTGCGCCGCGCACTGACCACCGACGAGACGCTCCCCGACGGCACCGTCACCCGCGCCGGGGTGGACCTCGTGCCCGTCACGGACCCGCTGAAGGCCGTACGGGACGGCACCGTCGAGGCCGCCATCCAGCCCGGCGGTCCCCTGCCCGCCCGCGCCGGGGACGGCACCGGCACCCTGAAGCTGTACGCGAAACTCAGCAACCTCCGCGCCCGCAGCGGCGCGTTCGGCAAGGTTCAGGACGTCGTGGACGGCTACAACCGCCAGCTGGCCACCGCCCGCCTGGGCACGCTGGGCCTCGGCGCGGACACCCTCGAACCCGTCCGCATCCAGCCTGTGGACGCCAGCAGCGCCCAGGAGCAACGCAGCGGGCAGCTGGCCTTCCTGATCCCCATGCTGATGATGCAGTTCATCCTCGCGGGCGCCCTGGCCACCGCGCTGGACGCCACCGCAGGCGAGAAGGAACGCGGCACCCTGGAAAGTCTGCTCGTCGCCCCCGTGCGCCGCGCCGAGGTCGTCACCGGGAAACTCCTGGCCACCGCCACCACCGCCCTGACCAGCGCCGCATTCAGCGTCATCGGCTTCCTTTTGAGTGGCCTGATCATGCGCGCCTATCAGAGTGCCAACCCGGGCAACGTCGCCACGTTCACGCAGGCGATGGGCGGTCAGCTGACCCTGAGTGCGGTCGGCGTCCTGACGCTGCTGGGTGTCGCCGCAACCACCGCGTTGCTGATCAGCAGCCTGCTCATCCTGGTCGGCATCTACGCCCGTAGCTTCAAGGAAGCGCAGACGTACGTCGCGCCCATCAACCTGCTGGTCGTGCTGCCCGCCGTCACCCTGCAGTTCGCGGACTTCCTGAACACCAGCGCCGCGCTGTACGCCACGCCGCTGATCGGCGGGATGCTCGCCATCCTGGATACCGTCAAGGGCAGCGGCGAACCCGCCCACGCCGCGCTGGCCATCGCCGGGAACCTCGCCGGAACCGCGCTGTTCAGCCTGCTCGCCCTGCGGTCCTTCGGCCGCGAGGAAGTCATCTTCCGCAACTGA
- a CDS encoding metallophosphoesterase family protein — protein sequence MRIAVLADIHGNADALDAVLRDAHDQGAGRLIVNGDVVNRGPDSVQVMQTLLDRDVTFTLGNHDDLLRLWHARSDVLPADWYADPFWGATAWSAQELDRAGLLHVPADWPMTLDLHESGLPPVQIAHGTRDHYRESLSDRTDPARLDQLAAAPGGGRYGLLIGSHIHRPVQHEHAGTLVLNTGAVGSPATGDPRAQYLLLDAQPGGWQVTLRAVPYDRSGVLRRFQTSGLLNTGLSARIFRDEIITARSLYTPYWSWTEHQGIARTDASWTDFLRRHPDLQPA from the coding sequence ATGAGGATTGCTGTCCTGGCCGACATTCACGGGAACGCCGACGCGCTGGACGCCGTGCTGCGCGACGCCCACGACCAGGGCGCCGGGCGCCTGATCGTGAACGGCGACGTGGTCAACCGCGGCCCGGACTCCGTGCAGGTCATGCAGACGCTGCTGGACCGGGACGTGACCTTCACGCTGGGCAACCACGACGATCTGCTGCGCCTGTGGCACGCCCGCAGCGACGTCCTGCCTGCCGACTGGTACGCCGACCCGTTCTGGGGCGCGACCGCCTGGAGTGCCCAGGAACTGGACCGCGCGGGCCTGCTGCACGTCCCCGCCGACTGGCCCATGACCCTGGACCTGCACGAGAGCGGCCTACCCCCGGTGCAGATCGCGCACGGCACCCGCGACCACTACCGCGAGAGCCTCAGCGACCGCACCGACCCGGCCCGGCTGGACCAGCTCGCGGCTGCCCCTGGCGGCGGGCGCTACGGCCTGCTGATCGGCTCGCACATCCACCGGCCCGTGCAGCACGAACACGCCGGCACGCTGGTCCTGAACACCGGCGCGGTCGGCTCGCCCGCCACCGGCGACCCGCGCGCGCAGTACCTGCTCCTCGACGCGCAGCCCGGCGGGTGGCAGGTCACCCTGCGCGCCGTTCCGTACGACCGCAGCGGCGTGCTGCGCCGCTTCCAGACCAGCGGCCTGCTGAACACCGGCCTGAGCGCCCGCATCTTCCGCGACGAGATCATCACCGCCCGCAGCCTCTACACCCCGTACTGGAGCTGGACGGAACACCAGGGCATTGCCCGCACCGACGCGAGCTGGACCGACTTCCTGCGGCGTCACCCGGACCTGCAACCCGCCTGA
- a CDS encoding fasciclin domain-containing protein, with the protein MKKHTGLLTLSLMLVTPALAGGAGAPATPRPAAACKSIAQIVTTDPNFSTLATAVEAAGLSQTLMSGQYTVFAPTNAAFAKLPSDALAAALNDPALLRSILLYHVVPGKVTAKQVMGLSSAKTAQGGSVLINVMGGKVMIDNATVTKADVMACNGIVHVVDTVLMPAMAAAPAPAPATVTVTTPAPAPAPASTAPAATDIMAIPAMPVGMSGTTTTTTTTTTTTDTTTATTDTAVSSNTVYDLITTDERFSTLRDLLSDAELNDVLISNEFTVFAPTNEAFAAVDADTLALIASDPETLKAVLTYHVVPGKVTADQVAAATQLRSVQGASLNFKLDGTTQMVNEAMVDGAGLEASNGFIYAINQVLLPPDLVLPTATVETTVTTPTVTVTLPAAQSGANITEVLSQPQFSTLLSLVQRAGLVDALVAGDVTIFAPTNDAFAKVPQATLDTLMADMDKLKQVLLFHVVTGRVIDEGLNVTQLRSMEGSSIDLMVEGTGYKVGVRGADGIMGGMVSSRADAGNSVIYPIDSVLLPPTLK; encoded by the coding sequence ATGAAGAAGCACACTGGTCTGCTCACCCTGAGCCTGATGCTCGTCACTCCCGCCCTGGCCGGTGGGGCCGGCGCGCCCGCCACCCCCCGCCCCGCCGCGGCCTGCAAGAGCATCGCGCAGATCGTCACGACCGACCCGAACTTCAGCACCCTGGCAACCGCCGTCGAGGCCGCCGGTCTGTCGCAGACGCTCATGAGTGGGCAGTACACGGTGTTCGCCCCGACGAACGCCGCGTTCGCCAAACTGCCCAGCGACGCGCTGGCCGCCGCGCTGAACGACCCGGCGCTGCTGCGCTCGATCCTGCTGTACCACGTGGTGCCCGGCAAGGTGACCGCCAAGCAGGTCATGGGGCTGTCCTCCGCGAAGACTGCGCAGGGCGGCAGCGTGCTGATCAACGTGATGGGCGGCAAGGTCATGATCGACAACGCCACCGTCACCAAGGCCGACGTGATGGCCTGTAACGGCATCGTGCACGTGGTCGACACGGTCCTGATGCCCGCCATGGCCGCCGCGCCCGCCCCGGCCCCCGCCACCGTGACGGTCACGACGCCCGCCCCGGCGCCCGCGCCTGCCAGCACGGCGCCCGCCGCGACCGACATCATGGCCATTCCCGCGATGCCCGTCGGCATGAGCGGCACGACCACGACCACCACCACGACGACCACGACGACCGACACCACCACCGCGACCACCGACACGGCCGTCAGCAGCAACACCGTATACGACCTGATCACCACCGACGAGCGCTTCAGCACCCTGCGTGACCTGCTCAGCGACGCCGAACTGAACGACGTGCTGATCAGCAACGAGTTCACGGTCTTCGCGCCCACCAACGAGGCGTTCGCCGCTGTGGACGCCGACACCCTGGCCCTGATTGCCAGCGACCCCGAGACCCTCAAGGCCGTCCTGACGTACCACGTGGTGCCCGGCAAGGTCACAGCCGATCAGGTCGCCGCCGCCACGCAGCTGCGCAGCGTGCAGGGCGCCAGCCTGAACTTCAAGCTCGACGGCACCACCCAGATGGTGAACGAGGCCATGGTGGACGGCGCGGGCCTGGAAGCCAGCAACGGCTTCATCTACGCCATCAACCAGGTGCTGCTGCCGCCCGATCTGGTGCTGCCCACCGCAACCGTCGAGACGACCGTGACCACCCCGACCGTCACCGTGACGCTGCCCGCCGCGCAGTCCGGCGCGAACATCACCGAGGTGCTGTCCCAGCCGCAGTTCAGCACGCTGCTGAGCCTGGTGCAGAGGGCGGGTCTGGTCGACGCGCTGGTCGCGGGTGACGTGACCATCTTCGCGCCCACCAACGACGCGTTCGCCAAGGTGCCCCAGGCAACCCTGGACACCCTGATGGCCGACATGGACAAGCTCAAGCAGGTGCTGCTGTTCCACGTGGTCACCGGCCGCGTCATCGACGAGGGCCTGAACGTCACGCAGCTGCGCTCCATGGAAGGCAGCAGCATCGACCTGATGGTCGAGGGCACCGGCTACAAGGTCGGCGTGCGCGGCGCGGACGGCATCATGGGCGGCATGGTCAGCAGCCGCGCGGACGCTGGGAACAGCGTGATCTACCCGATCGACTCCGTCCTCCTCCCCCCCACCCTGAAGTAA
- a CDS encoding DNA translocase FtsK, whose protein sequence is MAKARSRGAAPVSRFDGEALGLVLFALGIFLGVTVFMEPAQPGSESFMGQARALLVGWLGWAATLLPVVPVAYGTLVFLNRDVTNLTRRVLGGVVVVLSLLALHEVAQPGQAGQLAGLAMHPLVSTLSYAAALLPLLTLTLGVEVMLRLSPLSLLKGFFRSLSVLLGGGAAQVQGVIESRQEGRDAARARVGARQGLANLQREVEGLRRLYPQAPELSGLHDELRAAGRDVRSLDEAGLKNLDRELVAWREVARTFVGNAARDLRAAVGAEAPEAGAQVEAVANELRAGRHDLSAELPSTMASAALERLRRALVLEVQRLAQRAGRLERDRKAAEKALGKPDAGMLTRELPAHTGRACEWAELAEEFTAWRARAAAYVGWPELAAAFDRAPTELAESLAEALGADPDAVMADPSGWRSQLARAQDDARRRAEALAAQPVPEAAPALPTLDFDFGAPLTAAAPAVATSPLWTPPARSAAVAVAPAPAYMGTAPDLSPAPISAPLAAPAAALDWDATPLPPATVASTPVAPMHTPIAPTPAVTLPPTPQRAAPAYTPEVRPDPVVPGLEDAPDGMDPFSGWDDDDLPFGPAPTTPAVPAAATPVRAAAAAPWDSPQPERRTPPPPQTPSAPMPLFTGEATPRPVQGALPLARPDEALLDPIPGAALNTEALDISARQRAGLIDETLRHFNLQARVVDYARGPTVTRYEIEPAPGEKISRIAGLSNDLARALAVGGVRIEAPVPGKSVIGLEVPNAEREPITFHQAAAAPSFKGSRAKLPIILGKSIDGEMMVGDLAKMPHLLVAGSTGSGKSVCVNTLITSLLFKYLPTELRFLMIDPKMVELTPYDGIPHLVRAVVTNPVDAAGVLLGAVAHMERRYKMMSQVGAKNLEQFNAKMRQVGEPELPHLVIIIDELADLMITSPKEVESAIMRLAQMARATGMHLVLATQRPSVDILTSLIKVNVPARIAFAVSSSHDSRTILDALGAERLTGMGDMLFYQPGLVKPIRLQGPYISEVESARIADELRRQVFEDAFVEAYGTDFEGGVEASGPSGDKSNMDFSDPLLRQAAQIAIEEGQGSVSRLQRRLSVGHARAGKLMDMLEAMGIVSKHQGSKPREVLVTEADLPEYFGK, encoded by the coding sequence ATGGCGAAGGCGCGTTCGAGGGGTGCAGCTCCGGTCAGCCGGTTCGACGGAGAGGCCCTGGGCCTGGTGCTGTTCGCGCTTGGGATCTTCCTGGGCGTGACGGTGTTCATGGAGCCGGCGCAGCCCGGGTCGGAGTCGTTCATGGGGCAGGCGCGGGCGCTGCTGGTGGGCTGGCTGGGCTGGGCGGCGACGCTGCTGCCGGTGGTGCCGGTGGCGTACGGGACACTGGTGTTCCTGAACCGCGACGTGACGAACCTGACGCGGCGCGTGCTGGGCGGCGTGGTGGTCGTGCTGTCCCTGCTGGCCCTGCACGAGGTGGCGCAGCCGGGGCAGGCGGGGCAGCTGGCGGGACTGGCGATGCACCCGCTGGTGAGCACGCTGAGTTACGCGGCGGCGCTGCTGCCGCTGCTCACGCTGACGCTGGGCGTGGAGGTGATGCTGCGCCTGTCCCCGCTGTCGCTCCTCAAGGGGTTCTTCCGGTCGCTGAGCGTGCTGCTGGGGGGCGGCGCGGCGCAGGTGCAGGGCGTGATTGAATCGCGCCAGGAGGGCCGCGACGCCGCGCGCGCGCGGGTCGGGGCGCGGCAGGGGCTGGCGAACCTGCAACGCGAGGTCGAGGGCCTGCGCCGCCTCTACCCGCAGGCGCCGGAACTGTCCGGTCTGCACGACGAGCTGCGCGCGGCGGGCCGGGACGTGCGCTCGCTGGACGAGGCGGGCCTGAAGAACCTGGACCGGGAGCTGGTCGCGTGGCGCGAGGTGGCGCGGACCTTCGTGGGGAACGCCGCGCGGGACCTGCGGGCCGCCGTGGGCGCCGAGGCCCCCGAGGCGGGCGCGCAGGTCGAGGCGGTGGCGAACGAGCTGCGCGCCGGGCGGCACGACCTGAGCGCCGAGCTGCCGAGCACCATGGCGAGCGCGGCGCTGGAGCGGCTGCGCCGGGCGCTCGTGCTGGAGGTTCAGCGGCTGGCGCAGCGGGCCGGGCGGCTGGAACGCGACCGCAAGGCCGCCGAGAAGGCGCTGGGGAAACCGGACGCGGGCATGCTGACGCGCGAACTGCCCGCGCACACAGGCCGCGCCTGCGAGTGGGCGGAACTCGCCGAGGAGTTCACGGCGTGGCGAGCCCGCGCGGCGGCGTACGTCGGCTGGCCGGAACTGGCCGCCGCGTTCGACCGCGCGCCGACCGAGCTGGCCGAATCGCTCGCGGAGGCGCTGGGTGCCGACCCAGACGCGGTGATGGCCGATCCGTCCGGGTGGCGCTCACAGCTGGCCCGCGCGCAGGACGACGCCCGCCGCCGCGCCGAGGCGCTGGCCGCGCAGCCCGTCCCGGAGGCCGCGCCCGCGCTGCCCACCCTGGATTTCGATTTCGGCGCGCCGCTGACCGCTGCCGCCCCGGCCGTGGCGACGTCGCCCCTCTGGACGCCCCCCGCTCGGTCGGCCGCAGTGGCGGTTGCCCCGGCCCCGGCGTATATGGGGACGGCCCCCGACCTCTCCCCTGCCCCGATTTCGGCCCCGCTGGCTGCCCCGGCGGCGGCGCTGGACTGGGACGCGACGCCGCTCCCCCCGGCGACGGTTGCGTCCACTCCGGTGGCGCCCATGCATACCCCGATTGCGCCCACCCCGGCGGTGACCCTGCCGCCCACGCCGCAGCGCGCCGCGCCCGCCTACACGCCGGAGGTACGGCCCGATCCGGTCGTGCCGGGCCTGGAGGACGCGCCGGACGGCATGGATCCCTTCAGCGGCTGGGATGACGACGACCTGCCGTTCGGCCCGGCGCCCACGACCCCGGCCGTCCCGGCAGCCGCCACCCCCGTCCGGGCGGCCGCGGCGGCCCCCTGGGACAGCCCGCAGCCGGAACGCCGCACGCCGCCCCCCCCGCAGACTCCCTCGGCACCGATGCCACTGTTCACGGGTGAGGCGACTCCACGCCCGGTGCAGGGCGCGCTGCCGCTGGCCCGCCCGGACGAGGCGCTGCTGGACCCGATTCCCGGGGCGGCGCTGAACACCGAGGCGCTGGACATCTCGGCGCGGCAGCGGGCCGGGCTGATCGACGAGACGCTGCGGCACTTCAACCTGCAGGCGCGTGTGGTGGACTACGCGCGCGGCCCGACCGTCACCCGCTACGAGATCGAACCGGCGCCGGGTGAGAAGATCAGCCGCATCGCGGGCCTGTCGAACGATCTGGCGCGGGCGCTGGCGGTGGGGGGCGTGCGTATCGAGGCGCCGGTGCCGGGCAAGAGCGTGATCGGCCTGGAGGTGCCCAACGCCGAGCGTGAGCCGATCACGTTCCATCAGGCGGCGGCCGCGCCGAGTTTCAAGGGCTCGCGGGCGAAACTGCCGATCATCCTCGGCAAGAGCATCGACGGCGAGATGATGGTCGGGGACCTCGCGAAGATGCCGCACCTGCTCGTGGCGGGCAGTACTGGCAGCGGGAAGTCGGTGTGCGTGAACACGCTGATCACCAGCCTGCTGTTCAAGTACCTGCCGACCGAGCTGCGCTTCCTGATGATCGACCCGAAGATGGTGGAGCTCACGCCGTACGACGGGATTCCGCATCTGGTGCGGGCGGTCGTGACGAACCCGGTGGACGCGGCGGGCGTGCTGCTGGGCGCCGTGGCGCACATGGAGCGGCGCTACAAGATGATGTCGCAGGTGGGCGCGAAGAACCTCGAGCAGTTCAACGCGAAGATGCGCCAGGTGGGCGAACCGGAACTGCCGCATTTGGTGATCATCATCGACGAGCTGGCCGACCTGATGATCACCAGCCCCAAGGAGGTCGAGTCGGCGATCATGCGCCTGGCGCAGATGGCCCGCGCGACCGGGATGCACCTGGTGCTGGCGACGCAGCGGCCCAGCGTGGACATCCTCACCAGCCTGATCAAGGTGAACGTCCCGGCGCGCATCGCGTTCGCGGTGAGCAGCAGCCACGACAGCCGCACGATCCTGGACGCGCTGGGCGCCGAGCGCCTGACCGGCATGGGCGACATGCTGTTCTACCAGCCGGGCCTCGTGAAACCGATCCGCCTGCAGGGGCCGTACATCAGCGAGGTGGAGTCCGCCCGCATCGCCGACGAGCTGCGCCGTCAGGTGTTCGAGGACGCGTTCGTGGAGGCGTACGGCACGGACTTCGAGGGGGGCGTGGAGGCCAGCGGGCCCAGCGGTGACAAGTCGAACATGGACTTCAGTGATCCGCTGCTGCGGCAGGCGGCGCAGATCGCCATCGAGGAGGGTCAGGGCAGCGTGTCGCGCCTGCAACGGCGTCTGTCGGTCGGGCATGCGCGCGCCGGGAAGCTGATGGACATGCTAGAGGCGATGGGTATCGTGAGCAAGCATCAGGGCAGCAAGCCGCGTGAGGTGCTGGTCACTGAGGCGGATCTGCCGGAGTATTTCGGGAAGTGA
- a CDS encoding Mov34/MPN/PAD-1 family protein translates to MPGVPLHLPAALHAALWQHARTHPRHEVVGALGGVQHGETWCVHTLYPLPNIAPDPTREYLADPTYLLRALKAMRAEDLDLVGLYHSHPRGPDRPSRTDTRLAAYDVPYLIADLQGGTLRAYLLPEAHEVALHVTDGPE, encoded by the coding sequence ATGCCCGGCGTGCCCCTGCATCTTCCCGCCGCGCTGCACGCGGCCCTCTGGCAGCACGCCCGCACCCACCCCCGCCACGAGGTCGTGGGTGCCCTGGGCGGCGTCCAGCACGGCGAAACCTGGTGCGTGCACACCCTGTACCCCCTGCCGAACATCGCGCCGGACCCCACCCGCGAGTACCTCGCCGACCCAACGTACCTGCTGCGCGCCCTGAAAGCCATGCGCGCCGAGGACCTGGACCTCGTGGGCCTGTACCACAGCCACCCGCGCGGTCCGGACCGGCCCAGCCGCACCGACACCCGGCTGGCCGCGTACGACGTGCCGTACCTGATCGCCGACCTGCAGGGCGGCACGCTGCGCGCCTACCTGCTTCCCGAGGCACACGAGGTCGCGCTGCACGTCACGGACGGACCGGAGTGA
- a CDS encoding AAA family ATPase: MRAIHALHGFIGSGKTTLARRLETQLGALRFTPDEWMTTLYGADPPADEYPILLDRVRSLMHAQWTRAVTLGVPVILDEGLWTRVSRDELRAQAAALGVPLTLHVLPFDPATARERIAARNEEAGAHFVAPTTFELFLPRFEPLTPDEEPLQHVIRS; encoded by the coding sequence GTGAGGGCCATTCACGCCCTGCACGGCTTCATCGGCAGCGGCAAGACCACACTGGCGCGCAGGCTGGAAACGCAGTTGGGCGCGCTGCGCTTCACGCCCGACGAGTGGATGACCACCCTGTACGGTGCCGACCCGCCCGCCGACGAGTACCCGATCCTGCTGGACCGCGTGCGGTCCCTCATGCACGCGCAGTGGACGCGGGCCGTCACGCTGGGCGTCCCGGTCATCCTCGACGAGGGCCTGTGGACCCGCGTCAGCCGCGACGAACTGCGCGCGCAGGCCGCCGCCCTGGGCGTGCCGCTGACCCTGCATGTCCTGCCCTTCGACCCGGCCACCGCGCGGGAACGGATCGCGGCGCGCAACGAAGAGGCGGGCGCGCATTTCGTCGCGCCCACCACCTTCGAGCTGTTCCTGCCGCGCTTCGAACCACTGACGCCCGACGAGGAACCCCTCCAGCACGTCATCCGGTCCTGA